The Pseudomonas sp. G2-4 genome window below encodes:
- the zur gene encoding zinc uptake transcriptional repressor Zur, whose protein sequence is MPITPLASRPHDHSHCVHTALSEADAICARLGLRLTALRRRVLELVWQSHKPLGAYDILAVLSEQDGRRAAPPTVYRALDFLLENGLVHRISSLNAFVGCNHPEHAHQGQFLICRVCHAAIELEQKSISDAIVASAKDVGFVVESQTVEVVGLCSGCQGA, encoded by the coding sequence ATGCCTATCACACCCCTTGCCAGTCGCCCCCACGATCACTCCCACTGCGTGCACACCGCGCTGTCCGAGGCCGATGCCATCTGCGCGCGCCTGGGCTTGCGCCTGACCGCCCTGCGTCGACGCGTGCTCGAGCTGGTCTGGCAAAGCCACAAGCCGCTGGGCGCCTACGACATCCTGGCCGTGCTCAGTGAGCAGGACGGCCGCCGCGCCGCGCCGCCAACGGTGTATCGGGCACTGGATTTTTTATTGGAAAACGGCCTGGTGCACCGCATCTCGTCGCTGAACGCTTTCGTCGGCTGCAACCATCCGGAGCACGCGCACCAGGGCCAGTTCCTGATCTGCCGTGTCTGCCACGCAGCCATTGAGCTGGAGCAGAAATCCATCAGCGATGCCATTGTCGCCAGCGCCAAGGACGTGGGCTTCGTGGTCGAGAGCCAGACCGTCGAAGTGGTCGGCCTGTGCTCCGGCTGCCAGGGGGCCTGA
- the znuA gene encoding zinc ABC transporter substrate-binding protein ZnuA, whose amino-acid sequence MSRIFSIFVVFVASFLLIGPAQAEVKVLTSIKPLQLIAAAVQDGVAVPEVLLPPGASPHHYALRPSDVRKVQSVDLLYWIGPDMESFLPRVLNGRTLPSVAVQDLPGLKLRHFAQDSQSHAEDDHDGDEHDHDHRPGSIDAHLWLSPTNARVIAAKMAADLSTADPANAARYQSNLKGFNERLDALDMRLKARLAGVVGKPYFVFHEAFDYFEDNYGLKHAGVFAVAAEVQPGAQHVAAMRTRLQTVGKTCVFSEPPLRPRLAETLVAGLPVKLAELDALGGYTPATAQGYEQLLEKLGNDLAGCLESL is encoded by the coding sequence GTGTCCCGGATTTTTTCGATCTTTGTCGTTTTTGTCGCAAGTTTTCTGTTGATTGGCCCGGCCCAGGCCGAAGTCAAAGTCCTTACCAGCATCAAGCCGTTGCAGCTGATCGCCGCTGCAGTGCAGGACGGCGTAGCCGTTCCAGAGGTGCTGCTGCCACCCGGCGCGTCGCCCCATCACTATGCGTTGCGGCCATCCGACGTACGGAAGGTGCAGTCGGTGGATCTGCTCTATTGGATCGGCCCCGACATGGAAAGCTTCCTGCCGCGGGTGCTGAACGGTCGTACGCTCCCTTCCGTTGCCGTACAGGATCTGCCAGGCCTCAAATTGCGTCATTTCGCCCAGGACAGTCAGTCTCACGCCGAAGATGACCATGACGGCGACGAGCATGATCACGACCACCGCCCTGGCAGCATTGACGCCCACCTGTGGCTGTCGCCGACCAATGCACGGGTGATCGCCGCAAAAATGGCGGCTGACCTGAGTACGGCCGATCCGGCCAATGCCGCGCGTTACCAGAGCAATCTCAAGGGCTTCAACGAACGTCTCGACGCCCTCGATATGCGTCTGAAGGCGCGTCTGGCCGGGGTCGTGGGCAAGCCGTATTTCGTGTTCCACGAAGCGTTCGACTATTTCGAGGACAACTACGGCCTCAAGCACGCCGGGGTGTTCGCCGTGGCCGCCGAGGTCCAGCCCGGCGCCCAGCACGTGGCGGCAATGCGCACGCGCTTGCAGACTGTGGGCAAGACCTGTGTCTTCAGCGAACCGCCCCTGCGCCCGCGCCTGGCCGAAACCCTGGTGGCCGGGTTGCCGGTGAAGTTGGCGGAGCTGGATGCACTGGGCGGCTATACCCCGGCGACGGCGCAGGGGTATGAGCAGTTGTTGGAGAAGTTGGGCAATGATCTGGCGGGGTGCCTGGAGTCGCTATAG
- a CDS encoding homoserine kinase → MSVFTPLARPELETFLAPYGLGRLLDFQGIAAGSENTNFFISLEQGEFVLTLVERGPVQEMPFFIELLDVLHDADLPVPYALRTTDGVALRELAGKPALLQPRLAGKHIKQANAQHCAQVGELLAHLHLATRDNMIKRKTDRGLDWMQEEGAKLLSHLDAEPRQLLQAALDEISLRKVGILALPRANIHADLFRDNAMFEGTHLTGLIDFYNACSGPMLYDVAIALNDWCSDDDGVLDGARARALLGAYAALRPFTAAEAELWPALLRVACVRFWLSRLIAAESFAGQDVLIHDPMEFQQRLAQRQTVSALLPFAL, encoded by the coding sequence ATGTCTGTGTTCACGCCCCTGGCTCGGCCCGAGCTGGAAACCTTTCTCGCCCCTTATGGGCTCGGCCGTCTGCTTGATTTCCAGGGGATCGCCGCTGGCAGCGAAAACACCAATTTCTTCATCAGCCTGGAGCAAGGCGAATTCGTCCTGACCCTGGTGGAACGTGGCCCGGTGCAGGAAATGCCGTTCTTCATCGAACTGCTGGACGTGCTGCATGACGCCGACCTCCCGGTGCCTTACGCCTTGCGCACAACCGACGGCGTGGCGCTGCGGGAACTGGCGGGCAAGCCGGCGTTGTTGCAACCGCGCCTGGCGGGCAAGCACATCAAGCAGGCCAACGCGCAGCATTGCGCCCAGGTCGGCGAGTTGCTGGCGCACCTGCACCTGGCGACCAGAGACAACATGATCAAGCGCAAGACCGATCGTGGCCTGGACTGGATGCAGGAGGAGGGCGCGAAGCTGCTGTCGCACCTCGATGCCGAGCCGCGCCAGTTGCTGCAGGCTGCGCTGGATGAAATTTCGTTGCGCAAGGTGGGCATCCTGGCGCTGCCCCGGGCCAACATCCACGCGGACCTGTTCCGCGACAACGCGATGTTCGAAGGCACGCACCTGACCGGGCTGATCGACTTCTACAATGCCTGCTCCGGGCCGATGCTGTATGACGTCGCCATCGCCTTGAACGACTGGTGTTCGGATGACGACGGTGTGCTCGATGGCGCACGGGCGCGGGCGCTGCTGGGGGCCTATGCGGCGCTGCGGCCGTTCACCGCCGCCGAGGCCGAATTATGGCCGGCCCTGTTGCGCGTGGCGTGCGTGCGGTTCTGGTTGTCGCGGTTGATCGCCGCCGAATCGTTTGCCGGGCAGGATGTGTTGATTCACGATCCGATGGAGTTTCAGCAGCGATTGGCGCAGCGGCAGACGGTCAGCGCGTTGTTGCCTTTCGCCCTGTAA
- a CDS encoding DUF2782 domain-containing protein codes for MRTLNRLLLAGLFALTPLAVMAADDAPSADPDVTIRTEGDKTIQEYRQNGFLYAIKVTPKNGKPYFLVRADGTDANFIRSDQPDMLIPSWKIFEW; via the coding sequence ATGCGCACACTCAATCGCCTGTTACTGGCTGGCTTGTTTGCACTCACCCCGTTGGCCGTCATGGCGGCGGATGACGCACCCTCGGCGGACCCGGATGTCACCATCCGCACCGAAGGTGATAAAACCATTCAGGAGTACCGGCAAAACGGCTTTTTGTACGCGATCAAGGTCACGCCCAAGAACGGTAAGCCTTATTTCCTGGTCCGGGCCGACGGTACCGATGCAAACTTCATCCGTTCGGATCAGCCGGATATGCTGATTCCGTCCTGGAAAATCTTTGAGTGGTAA
- the polA gene encoding DNA polymerase I — protein sequence MSQAPLVLVDGSSYLYRAFHALPPLTTSKGLPTGAVKGVLNMLKSLRKQYPDSPFAVVFDAKGGTFRDALYAEYKANRPSMPDDMRVQIEPLHASVKALGFPLLCVDNVEADDVIGTLARSSAAADRPVVISTGDKDMAQLVDGHITLVNTMTGSALDVAGVKEKFGVAPEQIIDYLALMGDSSDNIPGVPGIGPKTASGLLVGVNGGLTELYAQLDIVATLPIRGAKTLAAKLEEHKEMALLSYELATIKTDVPLDVGLDDLQMGEPDHEKLAELYTLLEFKSWFEDNQRDAKRAGQEIVEVTEEQPGAAEAQYEVILDQARFEAWLAKLDKAPLFAFVTETNGGDAQHSQLVGLSFAVAPFEAAYIPLTHSYMGVPEQLDRDTVLKALKPLLENPNKLKVGQHAKFETNILANCAIGSDQDNGILVQGIAFDTMLESYVLDSTATRHDMDSLALKYLGQSKTDFQDIAGKGVKQLTFDQISLELAGPYAAEDADVTLRLHQALQEKLAVTPSLGTVLNDIEMPLMPVLARIERQGALVDANLLGVQSVELGEKLVALEREAFAIAGEEFNLGSPKQLGVILYEKLGLPVLSKTAKGQASTAEAVLAELAEQDYPLPKVLMQYRSLSKLKSTYTDRLPEQINSRTGRVHTNYQQAVAATGRLSSIDPNLQNIPIRTAEGRRIRQAFVAPKGYKLLAADYSQIELRIMAHLAKDEGLLHAFRNDLDVHRATAAEVFGVELEAVTHDQRRSAKAINFGLIYGMSAFGLAKQIGVDRKQSQAYIDRYFARYPGVLAYMERTRAQAAEQGFVETIFGRRLYLPDINAKNPALRKGAERTAINAPMQGTAADIIKKAMVAVDRWLTASGLDAKVILQVHDELVLEVREDLVDLVREEIRQHMSAAATLDVPLLVEVGVGNNWDEAH from the coding sequence ATGAGCCAAGCCCCCCTCGTCCTGGTGGACGGTTCTTCTTATCTGTACCGCGCCTTTCACGCGCTGCCACCGCTGACCACTTCCAAAGGCCTGCCGACCGGTGCGGTCAAGGGCGTGCTGAACATGCTCAAGAGCCTGCGCAAGCAGTATCCAGACAGCCCGTTCGCCGTCGTATTCGACGCCAAGGGTGGGACGTTTCGCGATGCGCTGTACGCCGAATACAAGGCCAACCGCCCGAGCATGCCCGACGACATGCGCGTGCAGATCGAGCCGCTGCATGCCAGCGTCAAGGCCCTGGGCTTCCCGCTGCTGTGCGTGGACAACGTCGAGGCTGATGACGTGATCGGCACCCTGGCTCGCAGCAGCGCGGCAGCCGACCGTCCGGTGGTGATCTCCACCGGTGACAAAGACATGGCGCAGCTGGTCGACGGGCACATTACCTTGGTCAATACCATGACCGGTAGCGCCCTGGACGTGGCTGGCGTGAAGGAGAAGTTTGGCGTCGCTCCAGAGCAGATCATCGATTACCTGGCGCTGATGGGCGATTCGTCCGACAACATCCCGGGCGTTCCGGGCATCGGGCCGAAGACCGCATCCGGCCTGCTGGTGGGCGTCAATGGTGGCCTGACCGAGCTGTATGCACAGCTGGACATCGTCGCGACCTTGCCGATCCGTGGCGCCAAGACCCTGGCCGCCAAGCTCGAAGAGCACAAGGAAATGGCGTTGCTTTCCTATGAGCTGGCAACGATCAAGACCGATGTGCCTCTGGATGTCGGTCTCGATGACCTGCAGATGGGCGAGCCGGATCACGAAAAACTCGCCGAGCTGTACACCCTGCTGGAGTTCAAGAGCTGGTTCGAAGACAACCAGCGCGACGCCAAGCGTGCCGGCCAGGAGATCGTCGAAGTCACCGAAGAACAGCCCGGTGCTGCCGAGGCCCAGTATGAGGTCATCCTCGATCAGGCGCGCTTCGAGGCGTGGCTGGCCAAGCTGGACAAGGCGCCGCTGTTTGCCTTCGTCACCGAAACCAACGGCGGCGATGCCCAGCATTCGCAACTGGTGGGACTGTCGTTCGCCGTCGCCCCGTTTGAAGCCGCCTACATCCCACTGACCCATTCCTACATGGGCGTGCCGGAGCAACTGGACCGCGACACAGTGCTCAAGGCCCTCAAGCCGCTGCTGGAAAACCCGAACAAGCTCAAGGTTGGCCAGCACGCCAAGTTTGAAACCAACATCCTGGCCAACTGCGCCATCGGCAGTGATCAAGACAACGGCATCCTGGTTCAAGGCATCGCTTTCGACACCATGCTGGAGTCCTATGTGCTGGACTCCACGGCGACCCGCCACGACATGGACAGCCTGGCCCTCAAGTACCTGGGCCAAAGCAAGACCGATTTCCAGGATATCGCTGGCAAAGGCGTCAAACAGCTGACTTTTGACCAGATCTCCCTTGAACTGGCTGGCCCTTACGCCGCCGAAGACGCGGACGTGACCTTGCGCTTGCATCAGGCGTTGCAGGAAAAACTGGCCGTCACGCCAAGCCTGGGCACCGTGCTCAACGACATTGAAATGCCGTTGATGCCAGTCTTGGCGCGCATCGAGCGCCAGGGCGCGCTGGTCGATGCCAACCTGCTGGGCGTACAAAGCGTTGAATTGGGCGAGAAACTGGTGGCGCTGGAGCGTGAGGCGTTTGCCATTGCCGGCGAGGAATTCAACCTGGGCTCGCCGAAGCAATTGGGCGTGATCCTGTACGAAAAACTCGGATTGCCGGTACTCAGCAAGACCGCCAAGGGCCAGGCGTCCACCGCCGAAGCGGTGCTCGCCGAGCTGGCCGAGCAGGATTACCCGTTGCCCAAGGTGCTGATGCAGTACCGCTCGCTGAGCAAGCTCAAGAGCACCTACACCGATCGCCTGCCGGAGCAGATCAACAGCCGCACCGGCCGTGTCCATACCAATTACCAGCAGGCCGTCGCCGCGACCGGACGCCTGTCCTCCATCGACCCGAACCTGCAGAATATTCCGATCCGCACCGCCGAAGGCCGGCGGATCCGCCAGGCGTTCGTCGCGCCGAAAGGCTACAAGTTGCTGGCGGCGGACTATTCGCAGATCGAGCTGCGGATCATGGCGCACTTGGCCAAGGATGAAGGTCTGCTCCACGCGTTTCGCAACGACCTGGACGTGCACCGGGCCACGGCCGCCGAGGTGTTTGGCGTCGAACTGGAGGCCGTCACCCATGATCAGCGCCGCAGCGCCAAGGCGATCAACTTCGGCTTGATCTACGGCATGAGCGCGTTTGGCCTGGCCAAGCAGATCGGTGTCGATCGCAAGCAGTCCCAGGCTTACATCGACCGTTACTTCGCCCGCTACCCAGGCGTGCTGGCGTACATGGAGCGCACTCGCGCCCAGGCCGCCGAGCAAGGTTTCGTCGAAACCATTTTCGGTCGCCGGTTGTACCTGCCCGATATCAATGCGAAAAACCCGGCTTTGCGCAAAGGCGCCGAGCGCACGGCGATCAACGCGCCGATGCAAGGCACTGCCGCCGACATCATCAAGAAGGCCATGGTGGCTGTGGATCGCTGGCTGACCGCCTCAGGGCTGGATGCCAAGGTCATCCTGCAGGTACACGACGAACTGGTGCTGGAAGTGCGCGAAGATCTGGTCGATCTGGTGCGCGAGGAAATTCGCCAGCACATGAGTGCCGCCGCCACGCTGGATGTACCGCTGTTGGTCGAGGTGGGCGTGGGGAACAACTGGGATGAGGCGCACTGA
- the yihA gene encoding ribosome biogenesis GTP-binding protein YihA/YsxC, whose protein sequence is MQLKNPILGLCQQSTFMLSAAKVDQCPDDEGFEVAFAGRSNAGKSSALNTLTHASLARTSKTPGRTQLLNFFKLDDERRLVDLPGYGYAKVPIPLKQHWQRHLEAYLGSRESLKGLILMMDIRHPMTDFDLLMLDWAVASGMPMHILLTKADKLTYGAAKNSLLKVQSEIRKGWGDAITIQLFSAPKRMGLEEAYTVLADWMELADKGSEAAE, encoded by the coding sequence ATGCAACTGAAGAACCCCATCCTTGGCCTGTGCCAACAGTCCACCTTCATGCTAAGCGCCGCCAAAGTCGATCAATGCCCCGACGATGAAGGCTTCGAAGTGGCGTTTGCCGGGCGCTCCAATGCCGGCAAATCCAGCGCGCTCAACACTTTGACCCATGCAAGCCTGGCACGCACCTCGAAAACCCCGGGTCGCACGCAGCTCTTGAACTTCTTCAAGCTAGACGATGAACGGCGTTTGGTCGACCTGCCCGGCTACGGCTACGCGAAAGTACCGATCCCGCTCAAGCAACATTGGCAGCGCCACCTGGAAGCCTACCTGGGCAGCCGCGAGAGTTTGAAAGGCCTGATTCTGATGATGGACATCCGCCATCCGATGACCGACTTCGACCTGCTGATGCTCGACTGGGCTGTCGCCAGCGGCATGCCCATGCACATTCTGCTGACCAAGGCGGACAAGCTCACCTACGGCGCGGCAAAAAATAGCTTGCTCAAAGTGCAGTCGGAAATTCGCAAAGGCTGGGGCGACGCAATCACCATCCAGTTGTTCTCGGCCCCCAAGCGCATGGGCCTGGAAGAGGCCTACACTGTATTGGCCGACTGGATGGAATTGGCAGACAAAGGCAGCGAGGCGGCGGAATAA
- a CDS encoding c-type cytochrome, with the protein MTKWLLAAGVLMPLYSAQATQDPEAVYNRVCGACHSGQLPTAPRKGDQEAWTPRLAKGMETLVQHVTQGFKAMPPRGLCMDCSAEDYRAIIQWMSE; encoded by the coding sequence ATGACGAAATGGCTGCTAGCTGCCGGTGTCTTGATGCCGCTTTACAGCGCTCAGGCTACACAGGATCCGGAAGCTGTGTACAACCGTGTTTGTGGTGCCTGTCATTCCGGCCAACTCCCCACGGCGCCTCGCAAGGGTGATCAGGAAGCTTGGACGCCGAGGTTGGCGAAAGGTATGGAGACGCTGGTGCAACACGTGACCCAGGGTTTCAAGGCGATGCCGCCGCGTGGTTTGTGCATGGACTGCAGTGCCGAGGATTACCGAGCCATCATCCAGTGGATGAGCGAGTAA
- a CDS encoding c-type cytochrome, translating into MNKLIVSLLLTLGISGVAHAAGDAAAGQAKAAVCGACHGPDGNSMAPNFPKLAGQGERYLTKQLKDIKDGKRVVLEMTGLLTNLNDQDLADISAYFASQKGSVGAADPKLVARGEALFRGGDLSKGLPACTGCHAPDGKGNAAAGFPHLGGQHAQYVGKQLTDFRKEEGGRSNDGDTKPMQSIAKKLSDEDIAAVASYIQGLH; encoded by the coding sequence ATGAACAAATTGATCGTGAGTCTGCTGTTGACCTTGGGGATATCCGGCGTAGCCCACGCCGCTGGCGATGCCGCCGCCGGTCAGGCGAAAGCGGCCGTATGTGGGGCCTGCCATGGCCCAGATGGCAACAGCATGGCGCCAAACTTTCCGAAACTGGCGGGCCAAGGCGAGCGTTACCTGACCAAGCAGTTGAAGGACATCAAGGACGGCAAGCGTGTCGTGCTGGAAATGACCGGCTTGCTGACCAACCTGAACGATCAGGACCTGGCGGACATTTCGGCTTATTTCGCCAGCCAGAAGGGCAGCGTCGGCGCTGCCGATCCAAAACTCGTGGCACGTGGCGAAGCGCTGTTCCGTGGGGGTGACCTGAGCAAGGGGCTTCCAGCCTGCACCGGTTGCCACGCGCCTGACGGCAAGGGCAACGCTGCCGCCGGCTTCCCGCATTTGGGCGGCCAACATGCTCAATATGTAGGCAAGCAATTGACCGACTTCAGAAAAGAAGAAGGCGGCCGGAGCAACGACGGCGACACCAAGCCCATGCAGAGCATTGCGAAAAAACTGAGCGACGAAGATATCGCGGCGGTGGCCAGCTACATCCAGGGTCTGCACTGA
- a CDS encoding thiol:disulfide interchange protein DsbA/DsbL has translation MRNLIISAGLVLASLFGMAVQANADESKAPYVELANPVAVAVPGKIEVVELFWYGCPHCYAFEPVINPWVEKLPSDVNFVRIPAMFGGPWDAHGQMFLTLEAMGVEHKVHAAVFNAIQKEGKKLVKKEDMADFLATQGVDKDKFLATFDSFAIQGQIKKARELAKKYEITGVPTMVVNGKYRFDIGSAGGAEQALQLADQLVAKERAATKAAAN, from the coding sequence ATGCGTAATCTGATTATCAGCGCCGGGCTCGTCCTCGCCAGCCTGTTCGGCATGGCCGTCCAAGCCAACGCCGACGAATCGAAAGCCCCTTATGTCGAATTGGCCAACCCCGTTGCGGTGGCCGTGCCTGGCAAGATCGAAGTGGTAGAGCTGTTCTGGTATGGCTGCCCGCATTGCTACGCTTTCGAGCCGGTTATCAATCCGTGGGTCGAGAAGCTGCCTTCGGATGTGAACTTCGTACGTATTCCCGCCATGTTCGGCGGCCCATGGGACGCCCACGGCCAGATGTTCCTGACCCTCGAGGCCATGGGCGTCGAGCACAAGGTTCACGCCGCGGTCTTCAACGCGATCCAGAAAGAAGGCAAGAAACTGGTCAAGAAAGAAGACATGGCTGACTTCCTCGCCACCCAAGGCGTTGATAAGGACAAATTCCTGGCTACGTTCGACTCCTTTGCCATCCAGGGTCAGATCAAGAAGGCCAGGGAGCTGGCGAAGAAATATGAGATCACCGGCGTACCGACCATGGTCGTCAACGGCAAGTACCGTTTTGACATCGGCTCTGCCGGCGGTGCCGAACAAGCACTGCAGCTGGCCGACCAACTGGTCGCCAAAGAGCGAGCGGCCACCAAGGCTGCTGCCAACTAA
- a CDS encoding endonuclease/exonuclease/phosphatase family protein: MARWSTERIVGLHEPRVNEHHVTSTGLPADGCLRLLSFNIQVGISTERYRHYLTRGWQHLLPHTGRAGNLQKIGDLLKDFDLVALQEADGGSLRSGYVNQVEHLAQLGAFPYWYQQLNRNLGRLGQHSNGVLSRLRPWAIEDHPLPGPKGRGAILARFGEGPEALVVVMMHLALGARTRTMQLAYIRELIGGYKHQVLMGDMNTHATDLLQTSPLRDLGLLAPQLEATFPSWRPQRCLDHILLSPTLTLERVEVLAQPISDHLPVAVEIRLPGSLTADAFPVLSPAPRGSDE, encoded by the coding sequence ATGGCCCGCTGGAGCACCGAACGCATCGTTGGCCTGCATGAACCGCGGGTCAACGAGCATCATGTCACTTCCACGGGCCTGCCTGCCGACGGCTGTCTGCGGCTGCTCAGTTTCAATATCCAAGTGGGTATCAGCACCGAGCGCTACCGGCATTACCTGACCCGAGGTTGGCAGCATCTGCTGCCACACACCGGGCGAGCCGGTAACCTGCAGAAAATCGGCGACCTGCTGAAAGATTTCGACCTGGTGGCCCTGCAAGAGGCCGACGGCGGGAGCTTGAGGTCAGGCTACGTCAATCAGGTGGAACACCTGGCCCAGCTGGGCGCTTTTCCCTACTGGTACCAGCAACTCAACCGCAACCTCGGCCGTCTCGGCCAACACAGCAATGGTGTGTTGAGTCGCTTGCGGCCGTGGGCGATTGAAGACCATCCGCTGCCGGGCCCCAAGGGGCGCGGGGCGATCCTGGCGCGTTTTGGCGAAGGTCCGGAGGCGTTGGTGGTGGTCATGATGCACCTGGCCCTCGGGGCGCGTACCCGGACGATGCAACTGGCCTACATCCGCGAGCTGATCGGCGGATACAAGCATCAGGTGTTAATGGGCGACATGAACACCCACGCCACCGACCTGCTGCAAACTTCGCCCCTGCGCGATCTCGGCCTGCTCGCCCCGCAACTGGAAGCGACGTTCCCCAGCTGGCGCCCCCAACGCTGCCTGGACCATATCCTGCTGAGCCCGACCCTGACCCTCGAACGCGTCGAGGTGCTGGCGCAGCCCATTTCCGATCACCTGCCTGTCGCGGTCGAAATTCGTTTGCCGGGTTCGCTCACGGCCGATGCATTTCCCGTGCTGAGTCCTGCCCCTCGCGGATCCGATGAATGA
- a CDS encoding diguanylate cyclase, giving the protein MSDDAERWREKYLKSIEQQEKLERRWDARLDLLRRGLVRSTLAAEGTDRAVDQCMKEMRDVVRTDDMDAALAALLPRLEKAVLDSEQRRETRIEQINAALTALVDQLQSLPLPKDVSRPLKKFSKQLEDRVGQAREIPLLLSELSGLQGKALSALDGPAGPNRPGLLQRLFGSHGPEEAPQPNEPTQSRAAPVSETTSPTPTPPAIEAASVAPAPAPAPAPAPAREQARTLEAAPEPVAVIVPMDEPDPAPAPTPVSEAPQPVIEPGEADEPPTITDERTKTEPALENPDELLPQAPATTLSEAPLAAAEVTEPVERVEPVEPVEAVEAVEAVEAVEPAEPPATVDPVSIDSDEAQYALPDSPEPSYSSVARHIEDTLLGLLGDLTLPERHRPQAEAMRERLKNGLNWYELLPILDDLAVLMLAITDSGQHEFEAYLQRLNDRLESFQNSLRAASEDHADNLSASRDMDTQIREQVDGLQSSVQGADDLEGLKRVLENHLEGLLGTMDQHQKQRDLREQEVSARLKSLAERVALMEQDAQVVRDNLEEQRQKALIDPLTGLPNRAAWSERLEHEVSQWQQHGNSLLLAMLDLDHFKRINDNYGHLAGDRVLKLIASVLRRRLRGGDFIARFGGEEFVLLVPDTPLADGAKLAEALRAAIEVCPFHFKGEPVTVTMSIGLTAFKPGERSDLVIKRADQALYRAKNAGRNRVELG; this is encoded by the coding sequence ATGAGCGACGACGCCGAACGCTGGAGAGAGAAGTACCTCAAGAGTATCGAACAGCAGGAAAAGCTTGAGCGCCGCTGGGACGCTCGGCTCGACTTGCTGCGTCGTGGCCTGGTGCGTAGCACCCTGGCCGCCGAGGGCACTGACCGGGCGGTTGATCAATGCATGAAAGAGATGCGCGATGTGGTGCGCACCGACGACATGGATGCCGCCCTCGCCGCCTTGTTGCCGCGCCTGGAGAAAGCCGTACTCGATTCCGAGCAGCGCCGCGAGACCCGGATCGAACAGATCAATGCCGCATTGACGGCCTTGGTTGATCAGTTACAAAGCCTGCCACTGCCAAAGGACGTCAGTCGGCCGCTGAAGAAATTTTCCAAGCAACTGGAGGACCGTGTTGGCCAGGCCCGGGAGATTCCGCTGTTGCTCAGTGAGTTGAGCGGTTTGCAGGGCAAGGCATTGAGCGCGCTGGACGGACCTGCCGGACCGAATCGTCCAGGACTGCTGCAACGATTGTTCGGCAGCCATGGCCCCGAAGAAGCACCGCAACCGAACGAGCCGACTCAAAGTCGCGCGGCGCCTGTGTCAGAAACGACATCGCCGACGCCCACCCCCCCGGCAATCGAGGCAGCATCTGTTGCACCGGCACCGGCACCGGCACCGGCACCGGCACCTGCGCGGGAGCAAGCCCGAACACTGGAGGCGGCGCCCGAGCCGGTCGCCGTCATTGTACCGATGGACGAGCCTGATCCAGCGCCCGCGCCGACACCTGTATCCGAAGCGCCTCAACCCGTCATCGAACCCGGCGAAGCAGATGAACCGCCGACGATCACCGATGAGCGTACGAAAACGGAACCCGCGCTCGAGAATCCAGATGAGCTGCTGCCGCAGGCGCCGGCGACGACGCTGTCCGAAGCACCGCTCGCCGCTGCCGAAGTGACTGAGCCAGTTGAGCGAGTTGAGCCAGTCGAACCAGTTGAGGCAGTTGAGGCAGTTGAGGCAGTTGAGGCAGTTGAGCCAGCCGAGCCTCCGGCTACCGTTGATCCGGTGTCCATCGACTCGGATGAGGCCCAGTACGCCCTGCCCGACTCACCGGAGCCCTCCTACAGCTCGGTGGCCAGGCATATCGAAGACACCCTGCTGGGCCTGTTGGGTGACCTGACCCTGCCCGAGCGGCACCGTCCCCAAGCCGAGGCCATGCGGGAACGGCTGAAGAATGGCTTGAACTGGTACGAGTTGCTGCCGATCCTCGATGATTTGGCGGTACTCATGCTGGCCATCACCGACAGCGGCCAGCATGAGTTTGAAGCTTATCTGCAACGGCTCAACGATCGGCTTGAGTCATTCCAGAACAGCCTGCGGGCCGCCAGCGAAGACCATGCCGATAATCTGTCAGCCTCCAGGGACATGGACACCCAGATTCGCGAACAGGTGGATGGTCTGCAAAGCAGCGTCCAGGGGGCAGATGACCTGGAGGGCCTCAAGCGCGTGCTGGAGAATCACCTCGAAGGCTTGCTGGGCACCATGGACCAGCATCAGAAGCAACGCGACCTGCGCGAGCAGGAAGTCTCGGCTCGCCTGAAAAGCCTGGCCGAGCGCGTCGCATTGATGGAACAGGACGCCCAGGTCGTGCGGGATAATCTCGAAGAACAGCGGCAAAAAGCGCTCATCGATCCGCTCACGGGGCTACCTAACCGCGCCGCCTGGTCCGAGCGCCTCGAACATGAAGTCAGTCAGTGGCAGCAGCACGGTAACAGTCTGTTGTTGGCCATGCTCGATCTCGACCATTTCAAGCGCATCAACGATAACTACGGCCATCTGGCCGGTGACCGGGTGTTGAAGCTCATCGCCTCGGTGCTACGTAGACGCCTGCGGGGTGGCGATTTCATTGCCCGCTTCGGGGGTGAAGAGTTTGTCCTGTTGGTACCCGACACTCCTCTGGCGGATGGCGCCAAGTTGGCGGAGGCCCTGCGCGCGGCCATCGAAGTCTGTCCGTTCCACTTCAAGGGCGAACCGGTGACGGTTACGATGTCCATCGGCCTGACGGCATTCAAACCGGGTGAACGCAGCGATCTTGTGATCAAAAGAGCCGATCAGGCGCTATATCGCGCAAAAAATGCCGGACGCAACCGTGTTGAGCTGGGCTGA